The Tamandua tetradactyla isolate mTamTet1 chromosome 6, mTamTet1.pri, whole genome shotgun sequence genome contains the following window.
ttagcctttgtGTCTAAtaccttatctgtaaaatgaggttaaTAACCCTATTTTATTGGATTACtagaaaagtaaaatgacagagTATATGTGGACACTGCTGGTGTGTGTCTTGTGCTTtgtgtgcttaataaatgttacatCTCAGCAAAATGCTCTGAGAGTGTTGGAGAGGAGGCAATTAACAACTTACATAATTTGAGCAAGATTTCATCAAGAAAATGACATTAAAGCTGGATCTTATATGATAATCAAGATCACcctgatgttttcttttaagtttcaTGACAGCAGACATGTTCAAAACCACTGACtccctctttttccctctttctaggAATGTTCTTAATCAATCACCAGTTCAGTCACCCCCTCTGCCACCCAGGGGTCAGCTTTCTCCAGAAGATGCCTGTAAGTGTATATTGCTTATAACAGTTTCATTCAGAGTAGGATAACAAATTTATCTAGGATTTGCAAGTGGCAGCATCTAAAAGAGACAAGTAAGTTTAAAAGAGGCACAACACATAACAAGACTCCTGATATGCAATGTGTAAATTCGTGTTCAAATTCAAGCCTGGAATATGAGTATAAAGGAAGTCGGGGGTGTCACTGGGCCTCTCACACTTCCTATATGCAAAGCTGCATGGTCTCCCttgcctggaatgttctttctGAAACTCTTTGTAAAGCTGGCTTTACCTTGTCCTTCAGGtatcagctcaaatgtcaccacCTCAAAGAGGCCATCCCTGACCACCCCATCTAAAGTAGGCTTACTAATTTCCTTTATGAAACTTACGGCAATTACCTGAAATTGTCTTATTTAGTCATTGTTCATTTATGATCTATCTACTCCACCAGAATATAAACTCCAGGAAAACAGGCATCTTTCTGGTCCTGTTCATCACTGTTTATCCCTCACCAAGAACAGTGCCTAGAGCTTAACAGGTACTTAAGAGAAATgtttgattgaataaataaatcataatctTAGCTACCATTTATTGCACATGCACCATGAGCCAGTCCCTGTGCTAGACAACTTATTGGCATTATCTCACCAAATCCTCACAACTCCATAAAGCAGGTACGTTATTATTTCCCTTTTGACAGAGGAGGATGCCAAGACACatagaagttaagtgacttgcccaaagtcacacagctagtgagtgcTGGAGTCTGAACATGAGCTTAGATTCACCTAACTGCAGAACTCTGCAGGAAATGAAATGGTGGTAATTTTTCAGGTTCCCTTGGGAAAAGATGAGCCTGCAGTAGAGGCAGTTCCCATTTCCATCAAAGGTGGAGTGAGCTATTTAATCATCTTTCTCCTAGCCACTTCAATCTTTTGGCTAGTTACTTGTTCTCTATTAATTCTACCTTTTGAAAATACCACTGTCACCTTCCTCTCTTAGCAGAGAGATTTATACATGAGCAATTAGACAGTTCTGGAAAAGTCTGTCATTGTGAGGGATTTGCCAAAAAGGAAATCAGGGTTGTATTACTTCCTCCTGAGAATTAGGATGTAAAGACACAACCAGATTCATATGACTACCAGTTTTAGTCAGTTTCTTTTCTAAGTGTTCAGAGTCAGGCCTTTGTCTATGGCAGAGAGATGCAGGAACCAAGGTGTCTGACCAATGTTTGCCATTTGCTCACTTGCGTAATCCAAACTGGGCCATTTCTGTGTCTgactttcttctgtaaaatggggacccAGTCCACCAAGAAGTAGGAAGATCactgaaactcaagaaaatcatgCTGAGCCACTTgaccaaaaatatataaacacaatAGCTTTGTATCTAAAGACCTTTTCTTTTGTATTCTAGCCCTTCAGGAAACCCCAAGTCAGCCACCAGCTGCATACTCATCGAtaaataaagttagaaataaGAAGACAGTTTCCATCCCGAGCTATATTGAGCCTGATGGTGATTATGATGATGTTGAAATAcctaaaatgtttaaaacatcattttgaaacaactattttttctttttggcaagcGGGACAAGGTTTACATGGTTTATTTTAGAGCAAACAACAATGGTTGAATTTCAATAGGTATCTGAGTCCTGAGCACCAGTGGTAATTTTATGAAATTCTGGGAGAGAAGCACTTCCCAAACCAGAGATGAAGGAGTCTCAGCAATTAGATGACTGAAGCCAGAGGAAAGAAGATGCTGAGGCTTAGCCCTGAGGACTGCAAGGAGTCAGGCTTTGTGCTTCTGTCGAGGAAGTTTCCATGGTGAAGGACCATAGGGTTCCTTGATCCCACAGCAGCCCCCACCTGTGAggaaccactctttttttttttttggcatgctttCCTCTTTTGTTCTCTTACTTCGTGTGGTTCTAAATGACTGAAATCTCTGTGTTTGATTGTGCTTAGAATCCCATCTCCAGCAAAGCCCTCACTGAACACAAGTCTAACTCCTCCCACCCCTCCAACCCTACCCATCTCATGCATCAAGGAACCATGGCTGTGTCCTCTTGTGGGCAAGTCACCACCTCACACCTTGGGAGTTTGAAGTACTATTTATTCTAGTGAACCCTCCCACCAATACACACACCAGTGTCTTTATATGATGTTGGCCAAACTAAGCATAGAGATTCAAATTCGTGCCTAGGTTTTACTCTATGCTGTGCAGTGCAGGATGTACTATAACAATCAACAAAGGACAGAAGTTACAccctaatttgaaaaaaaaggggggggttcGTTTACACATGTATGTGTGAGGAGCTATAGGAAAATTAGGATTTCCCCAGGAAAAATTATCAACAACAGGAAAGGGCCATTGAACAATGGCAGATTCAAGATGGAAGTTCAGGGAGCATAAGACTTCCCTCCtccatgatttttttgtgtgctttctCCCCTATAGAAAATTCTATGCCAATGACATCAAGCCCTTTCCTTCCATATCACTGTCCCTGAGCAACGGGGAGGCAGAGACTACACTGTGATGTGCTGCAGCTAATGAGATACAAGGGAAGTGGGCTGCTGCCCTGTTAAGCAGGTGCCCTAATGGGCTTACCAAGGCCCAAATCAACTATGCACGTTCCAGACCTCATCAGTTCCTCTGAGATGATCTGCTTGAGTCCTAGGACTTGACTCATTCTAAGCAGACTCACAATATGCTGATTTCTAAACAATCCCTGGAAAACCCAGCCAATGAATAAGCTTGCAGGGAAAGCACAATGAACCATGAAAAGACCTGGGAGTGTCCTTGAACTAAGCTCCTCCCTGAGGGATAAGGAAGCATGTTCCTGCTATGTTCAAGCTTTCTCCCTCAAACAATGCTGGACCAACTGGACATAGAATTGCtccctcattctctttttttttagacTCCATGGGACTTCCAGCTTGCTGTTAATACCACCTTATTTTAGACCACGGGTTCTCTAACTATGGCCTTATAGAACTCTGGTATTCTGTGAGCCAGAGAGAGGATTCTTTTCCCAAATTATAATTATCTTTTCCCAGggctctgagatcctacaaacattgcatgcactaagtttacttttcagaaatctaaaaccttcagatggttcctaggccagatagttctgaaacccagaggtgccaatatcttcaagaacatcaaccagttccatcccccatcccatattgctgacaccccttttcaacatgaaaaaaagtcagaatgggcataacccaaatatccctaaagacttggagaaggctcaaaggagaaggtttttttgtctgtttctaagaaggagttttaacagagaagttacgatttaacaaatgagtatgactactcaatcattacattgatatttctttttagtctccactgGAGattaaacagaaggaaaaacctggaattttggaaccataacccataccaaactttgaaatctgttctataactacttgttaaaatgtactttgaaatgtattgcttttttgtatatatgttatatttcacaataaaaaatgtctaaaaaaatccacaaactaaagttaaatatttttttaatttatgctcTCCTTTCATGAAGTTTTTTTAAACTCTCCATACCTCTGCTTTTAACTTTTGTTAAAAGCAAAGGCCAGACAAATTTTAACTCCTCCTTGGTTTCAGGGACACCACCCTCTGctgcttctcctccttcctctctggcCTGTCTCAGTCTGGTTTGTGGCCCCCCTTCTCTCTGAAACATCTCTTCATTGTTGGTCTTCCATAGAGTTCTGTCTCCAGCATTGTTCTCATCTCACCCTAAATACTCTTGAATGATCCATTTGTGCCCATGGGCTCAGAGCCTGCCTCTATTTTGATGACTTCCATATTGGAGACTTAAATTTGCAATTTTCAGCTGAGCTCTCTTCTCTGTGCCAGACCTGGCTGCCTCCAGGACATCGCTGTATGACTCTCCCACAAATCTTAAGGCTCATATGCCAAAATGATTAGCTACCCCCAATTCTAAACTTCCTGTTCTCTACTAGCTTCCTTGTTGCTGAAGTCAGAAACTAGTATACTATCTGGAATCCTTCCCCCTACCCCCCATTTCCAGTATTCCCCACCTCACGCTGATGGTGCCCTCACAAATCATTGCTCCTTACCTCAGTCCACTGCCAGCATTTGCCAAGAGAATTTCAATAACCTCCTAAGTGATCTCTTGCCTCTGGTAGACCCTCCAATCCAATTTACACAAAGCAGCCAGTGATTTTCTAAAGTAAAAACCTGACCACTTCATTTCCTTGCTTAAATAAATGTACTCTTTACTCACTATCCTCAGAAAAAAGCCCAAATTTCTTAACATGGGCTACAGGGCCTGGCAGGATCTGATCATTGGTTGCCTCTTCCCATGGTCTCTCTGGCCCCTGTGTCTGTACACAGTGGTGTCCTCTCTGGAACATTCTTCCCCATCTTCTGATCCTTTCAGTCTCAACTTCCATGTCCTTTCCTCATCACCCCAAATTTGGGTCAGATACCTCTTAGATGCTCTCCTCTCATAGCATAGCATGCTATACCTATTTAATTCTAGATTGAAAGTGACAGGAGGGAAGGAACTGTGTCTTTCTTTCCTCTATTACTTTCTCTGTGCCTAGCATGGAGCCCAGACACATGTTGATGCTCAGTGAATAcactgaatgaatgactgaatgaactCCTCCGGGCTCTCATAACTCCCTGTAgggaaatatttctcattttgcaTTGTATTTGCCTGGTTGCTTTTCTATCCTCCTTTCTAGTCTGGGGGCTCCTTTGGGGTGGAATTTGTCTGATTTATTGCTATATTTCAAGTATGAAGTCAAaccctggcacataataagcactcagtaaatatttattgaaagctgAAAATTAGTGGGAAATCTACCACTCAGTCTGACAAAAAAAACAGTTTGACGGGCTGGTTTTCTCTGGGAGTATGCAACAATTTGTGTGAGACTTTATATTgggtaatgttctagtttgctagctcctggaatgcaacacaccagagatggatcggctttttttttttttttaattttttttattaatcaaaaaaaagaaaagaaattaacacaacatttagaaatcattccattctacacatgcactcagtaattcttagtatcatcacatagatgtatgatcatcatttcttagtacatttgcatcgatttaggaaaagaactagcaaaacagcagaaaaagatatagaatgttaatatagagaagagaattaaaataataatactaataaaatatatatatatatataaaaaggaaaaagaaaaaaacaaaaacaaaagatacaaacacacaaacaaacaaacaaaaaaccatatttcaggtgcagcttcattcagtgttccaacctagttacattacacttaggtattattgtgctgtccatttttgagtttttgtatctagtcctgttgcacagtctgtatcccttcagctccaattacccattatcttaccctgtttctaactcctgctggtctctgttaccaatgatatattccaagctgattctcgaatgtcggttcacatcagtgggaccatacagtatttgtcctttagttttgggctagactcactcagcataatgttctctaggtccatccatgttattacatgcttcataagtttagtctgtcttaaagctgcataatattccattgtaggtatacgccacagtttgtttagccactcgtctgttgatggacattttggctgtttccatctctttgcaattgtagataatgctgctataaacactggtgtgcaaatgtccgtctgtgtctttgaccttaagtcctttgagtagatacctagcagtggtattgttgggtcgtaatccattctgccattctatgtcttttgattgggaaattcagtccgttaacttttagtgttattactgtttggataatattttcctctaccattttggcttttgtattatatatatcatatctgattttccttctttctacactttattccataactctctcttctgtcttttcgtacctgactctagtgctccctttagtatttcttgcagagctggtctcttggtcacaaattctctcagtgactttttgtctataaatgttttaatttctccttcatttttgaaggacaattttgctggatataggagtcttggttggcagtttttctcttttagtaatttaaatatatcatcccactgtcttcttgcctccatggtttctgctgagaaatctacacatagtcttattgggattcacttgtatgtgacagattgtttttctcttgctgctttcaagatcctctctttctctttgacctctgacattctaactagtaagtgtcttggagaatgcctatttgggtctaatctctttggggtgcgctgcacttcttggatctgtaattttaggtctttcataagagttgggaaattttcagtgataatttcttccattagtttttctcctccttttcccttctcttctccttctgggacacccacaacacgtatatttgtgcacttcatattgtcattcagttccctgattccctgctcaagtttttccattcttttccctatagtttctgtttctttttggaattcagatgttccatcctccagttcactaattgtagcttctgtctctttagatctaccattgtaggtatccattgttttttccattttttcttctttgtccttcactcccacaagttctgtgatttgttttttcagattttctatttcttctttttgttcagcccatgtcttcttcatgtcctccctcaatttattgatttggtttttgaagagtttttccatttctgtttgtatattcagcattagttgtctcagctcctgtatctcatttgaactattggtttgttcctttgactgggccatatcttcaattttccaagcgtcatccattattttctgctggtgtctgggcatttgatcagatttccctgggtgtgggacccagctggttgaaaggtttttctgtggaatctctgggctctgtttttcttttcctgcccagtaggtggcgctcgtggcagtcgtttgtctgcggggcagtcgacccgggaaaccgtgcatggaggcgggggtcgctggccacggcttgggggagtgccggtccaaattgcccagctggcccgagacgccaagcgtgacgggaggaccccgctatccaatgttcccagtcagaccggggagccacgtgcgtggaggggaccccagttgccagccgccccggccaggaaaacgtgcgcccctcgggtatctcaccacagcggattctccctgcccgttcagccgttccagaatggggtacgctgtctttttggtctctgtcatgactccgggagctgtttcgtattgtttctgtttctttagttgcttttctggaggaggaactaagatccgcacgtcttactaagccgccatcttctccggaagtggtcggatcggcttttaataaaaggggatttatttgttagttcttcagaggaaaggcagctaactttccactgaggttctttctcatgtgagaaggctcagggtaatctctgctggccttctctccaggcctttgggttccaacaactttccctggggtgattcctttctgcatctccaaaggcctgggctgagcttcgagtgctgagatgaggaatgcggagctgcttagctgtgctacattgccctctctcatttaagcaccagccaattaagtcaaatatcattcattgcagcaggcacacctcctagccgactgcagatgtaaatcagcaacagatgagttcaGGTGCCATTGGctcttgtccacagcaacagaactaggtgccttcacctggccaagttaatcACTGAATCTAACTCCACAGGTAATAAATGTAATGTAAGAAAGTCATATTTTCTGCCAAAGAAATTTTTACCAGTTTGGATGATGGTATATCAAGATTTCATAGGACTTCCCAGTCCACTTTAACAGTTTTGACAACTGATGATTTACTTGTGTCACGAATTACTAAATTATAGCTTTCTTTATAAGATTTACAGTTTTATCTTCTTCAAGATATAAACAAGGTTGTTTTCAGGAAATGCTCTGTTAACACCATGAACAAATTCTACAAATCATGCAAATGAGAATGCTTTAAACTGCAAAGAACAGACTATTCAACTAAAGGTAAGTTAAACAATGAAGAATTCTGACTCACAAAGCAAGACGTCTAAaggtaagtgttctagtttgctagctgctagaatgcaatataccagaaaaggaatggctttttaaaagggaaatttaatgttaaaagtttacagttctagacacttctcagaagaggaaatacaatggccaaaaggcacatgaaaagatgctgaatttccCTGACtcttagggaaatgtaaatcaaaccacaatgagatatcacctcacacccaccagaatggccattatcaataaagcagCAAACGACAAgcactggagaggatgtagagaaagaggcacacttacccactgttggttggaatgtcaaatg
Protein-coding sequences here:
- the SCIMP gene encoding SLP adapter and CSK-interacting membrane protein isoform X2; this translates as MNWWRSNFWIILAMAIITVSVGLGLILYCVCRRQLRQGKKWEIAKPLKRNQRDEEKMYENVLNQSPVQSPPLPPRGQLSPEDASLQETPSQPPAAYSSINKVRNKKTVSIPSYIEPDGDYDDVEIPKMFKTSF